The following proteins are encoded in a genomic region of Mahella australiensis 50-1 BON:
- a CDS encoding FmdB family zinc ribbon protein encodes MPSYDMKCKHCNNEFTTMVSIRAKEEGEIACPHCGSHDVNQIFKNVNFIKGGASAASSSNSCSTGGCGSCHACSA; translated from the coding sequence ATGCCGAGTTATGATATGAAATGTAAGCATTGTAATAATGAATTTACTACAATGGTAAGCATAAGAGCAAAAGAAGAAGGCGAAATAGCATGTCCGCACTGCGGCAGCCATGATGTAAATCAGATTTTTAAGAACGTCAACTTTATCAAAGGCGGCGCTTCTGCAGCTTCATCGAGCAATAGTTGCAGCACCGGTGGTTGTGGCTCTTGCCACGCCTGCAGCGCGTAA
- the yqfD gene encoding sporulation protein YqfD: protein MFVSAIWHYIFGYVIIRVEGMSLEKFINLCLQRGIHLWDVRRQSYSVLKARISIKGLKQLISISYITHCRIEVLSKRGLPFLFSRLKRRYMFIAGFILFFVIIYILSSFIWTVEISGNARVSGQRILEELADSGLKPGIRREGLSINDIENDMLIKMPELSWIGIELRGTKAIVRIVEAVMPPERIDIDQPCDIIASKDGVISKITVMQGQSVVKVGQTVKKGQLLITGVIEKEGMDTRYVHAMGEVLARRWYEGHAKASIVSVRKKRTGSVMSKKYMIIGKRKINISDPDITYSSYDKIEVVNISLDKIGIPMKMITEKYYETIEETSTQDIEAVQKKVQQLAIEDAKKNLPQEVKEIADETVTFSMDDDGTIHADALLEVIERIDQEQAIEIPIEEENNSGNTAKR, encoded by the coding sequence ATGTTTGTATCTGCTATATGGCATTATATTTTTGGATATGTTATCATCAGAGTAGAAGGAATGTCGCTGGAGAAGTTTATAAATTTATGCCTTCAGCGTGGCATTCACCTATGGGATGTGAGGCGCCAATCCTATAGCGTACTTAAAGCGCGTATAAGCATAAAAGGGTTAAAACAGCTTATTTCAATATCGTATATAACGCATTGCCGCATAGAGGTATTGTCTAAACGTGGGTTACCTTTTTTATTTTCGCGCCTTAAGCGCCGATATATGTTTATAGCTGGATTTATATTATTTTTTGTTATAATATATATATTATCCTCATTTATATGGACGGTGGAAATAAGCGGCAATGCAAGGGTATCTGGGCAGCGCATTTTGGAAGAACTGGCGGATAGTGGTTTGAAGCCGGGTATACGCAGAGAGGGTTTATCTATAAATGATATTGAGAATGATATGCTTATTAAGATGCCCGAGTTATCGTGGATTGGAATAGAATTAAGGGGTACCAAGGCTATAGTGCGCATCGTGGAAGCTGTTATGCCGCCTGAACGCATCGATATAGATCAACCGTGCGATATAATAGCATCTAAGGACGGCGTTATAAGCAAAATTACAGTCATGCAGGGCCAGTCTGTGGTTAAGGTAGGTCAGACGGTTAAAAAAGGCCAACTCCTCATTACAGGGGTTATAGAAAAAGAAGGCATGGATACGCGCTATGTACATGCCATGGGTGAGGTATTGGCGCGTAGGTGGTATGAAGGGCATGCCAAAGCATCGATTGTATCGGTACGCAAGAAGCGTACCGGCAGCGTGATGAGCAAAAAATATATGATAATAGGGAAAAGAAAAATAAATATAAGCGATCCCGATATAACTTACTCCAGTTATGATAAAATAGAAGTAGTAAATATATCATTGGACAAAATAGGAATACCAATGAAAATGATTACCGAAAAATATTATGAAACTATAGAGGAAACGTCTACTCAAGACATAGAAGCTGTACAAAAGAAAGTACAACAATTGGCTATAGAAGACGCAAAGAAAAATCTGCCGCAAGAGGTAAAAGAAATAGCTGATGAAACTGTAACTTTCAGCATGGATGATGATGGTACAATACATGCCGATGCTTTATTAGAAGTAATAGAGCGCATCGATCAGGAGCAGGCAATAGAGATACCTATAGAGGAGGAAAACAATAGTGGTAATACAGCTAAACGTTGA
- a CDS encoding ThuA domain-containing protein: protein MSDSIKVTVWNEYLHEKKDEEVARVYPKGIHNAIAEYLNTQPGIQAKTATLDMPEHGLTDDVLNDTDVLMWWGHIAHDQVSDEVVDKVYSRIMDGMGLIVLHSAHFSKIFKKLMGSTCNLKWREAGEKERLWVVEPGHPIAEGLPEYIEIPHTEMYGERFDIPQPDTLVFISWFAGGEVFRSGCCYNRGNGKIFYFRPGHETFPIYYQPEVQKVLSNAVRWAAPADGPKPNFGNVKPLESI from the coding sequence ATGAGCGATTCCATAAAAGTAACGGTTTGGAATGAGTATCTTCATGAGAAAAAAGATGAAGAGGTAGCTCGCGTATATCCAAAGGGTATACATAATGCTATAGCGGAGTACTTAAATACACAGCCAGGTATACAGGCCAAAACCGCAACGCTGGATATGCCGGAACACGGTTTAACGGATGATGTCCTAAATGACACAGATGTGCTGATGTGGTGGGGGCATATAGCCCACGATCAGGTCAGCGATGAAGTGGTGGATAAGGTTTATAGCAGGATTATGGACGGTATGGGGCTCATAGTACTTCATTCCGCGCATTTTTCAAAGATATTCAAAAAGCTTATGGGTTCAACTTGCAATCTTAAATGGCGCGAAGCCGGAGAGAAAGAACGCTTGTGGGTGGTGGAGCCTGGTCATCCAATAGCAGAGGGATTGCCCGAGTACATAGAGATACCGCATACCGAAATGTACGGCGAGCGTTTTGACATACCGCAGCCTGATACATTGGTGTTTATAAGCTGGTTTGCTGGTGGAGAGGTATTCAGGAGCGGTTGCTGCTATAACAGAGGAAATGGCAAAATATTCTATTTCCGCCCTGGCCATGAAACTTTCCCTATATACTATCAGCCGGAGGTGCAAAAGGTGCTGAGCAATGCCGTGCGTTGGGCGGCACCAGCAGATGGTCCAAAGCCTAATTTCGGTAATGTTAAACCGTTAGAGAGTATATAA
- the mltG gene encoding endolytic transglycosylase MltG: protein MPEIMTDEKQMNNSLPQPRPWWKKALSQVTIFLISLAIVLGGLTLAGWKLYQHYFGPMAPGSDEVIEVEIPLGSSTTKIANILEENKLVRSATIFRYYVDFSGNSGKLKAGIYKLKPSMTMSQMLEEMLTGKAMAATKTFTVVPGSTVESMANSLVKQGLIKDTKRFLELAKSDEFDTYWFIADIENADKRRYKLEGYLYPDTYQVYANANEEQIITKMLDQFEKVFSEEYKQRAQELNMTVDQVVTLASVIEKEAGAKDFAKVSAVFHNRIKKDMPLQSCATISYIKGQTILFASGSDIKIESPYNTYKYKGLPAGPISNPGKNAIQAALYPEQSFLDQYYYFAVSDPDTKETVYSKTLKEHNKVVAQYRDVWLEWQKEHSSN, encoded by the coding sequence ATGCCCGAGATTATGACTGATGAAAAACAAATGAATAATTCGTTGCCCCAGCCCAGGCCGTGGTGGAAAAAAGCTTTGTCGCAGGTAACTATATTCTTAATAAGCCTGGCTATAGTACTGGGAGGCTTGACACTGGCCGGATGGAAGCTGTATCAGCATTACTTTGGGCCTATGGCTCCCGGCAGCGATGAAGTAATAGAGGTAGAAATACCATTAGGATCATCTACCACTAAGATAGCCAATATATTAGAAGAAAATAAATTGGTCCGCAGTGCCACTATATTCCGATATTATGTCGATTTTTCCGGTAATTCTGGTAAGCTAAAGGCTGGAATATACAAGCTTAAGCCGAGCATGACCATGAGCCAGATGTTGGAAGAAATGCTTACAGGTAAGGCCATGGCGGCTACCAAAACATTTACTGTAGTGCCGGGCTCTACGGTAGAGAGCATGGCTAATAGCCTTGTCAAGCAAGGCCTTATAAAAGATACCAAGCGCTTTTTGGAGCTGGCTAAAAGCGATGAATTCGATACCTATTGGTTTATAGCCGATATAGAAAATGCTGATAAACGCCGGTATAAACTTGAGGGTTACTTGTATCCCGACACATATCAGGTATATGCTAACGCCAATGAGGAACAGATAATAACAAAAATGCTGGATCAATTTGAAAAAGTATTTTCGGAGGAATACAAACAGCGTGCACAGGAGCTCAACATGACCGTGGACCAGGTGGTAACATTAGCCTCGGTTATAGAAAAAGAGGCCGGTGCAAAGGATTTTGCCAAGGTATCAGCGGTCTTTCACAATCGCATAAAAAAGGACATGCCCTTGCAATCGTGCGCCACGATAAGTTATATAAAGGGTCAGACGATATTGTTTGCTTCTGGTTCCGATATCAAGATAGAATCGCCTTATAATACGTATAAATACAAAGGCCTGCCTGCTGGTCCTATATCAAACCCAGGCAAGAATGCTATACAAGCTGCTCTATATCCTGAACAGTCGTTCCTTGACCAGTATTACTATTTCGCCGTGAGCGACCCTGATACCAAAGAGACGGTGTACAGTAAGACGCTGAAGGAGCATAATAAAGTGGTGGCTCAGTACAGAGATGTATGGTTGGAGTGGCAGAAGGAGCATTCAAGTAATTAG
- a CDS encoding PhoH family protein encodes MEEIAGLFGTFDENAKLIEEQTGARIVARGTELRIEGTEEEVMLAQKVVNDLLVKIQRREPIDKISIQYAIDLAKEGNETFIKEKLSDVVCVTHRGKQIKCKTIGQKAYVDAIRNNDLVFGIGPAGTGKTYLAVAMAVVAFKNKEVARIILTRPAVEAGEKLGFLPGDLQEKVDPYLRPLYDAMYDIIGVDSFQKMMERGAVEVAPLAYMRGRTLDDAFIILDEAQNTTPEQMKMFLTRMGFGSKMVVTGDITQIDLPHDKISGLMHAARVLRDVKGVEFVYLTEKDVVRHELVQRVIKAYEAYEKNNAPASQS; translated from the coding sequence ATGGAGGAGATAGCTGGTTTGTTTGGGACATTTGATGAAAATGCCAAGCTGATAGAAGAACAGACCGGGGCACGGATTGTGGCGCGTGGAACCGAACTTAGGATAGAGGGTACCGAAGAAGAGGTTATGTTAGCTCAAAAAGTGGTAAATGATTTGTTGGTCAAGATACAGCGCCGCGAGCCCATAGATAAAATAAGCATACAATATGCCATAGACTTGGCTAAAGAAGGAAATGAAACTTTTATAAAAGAAAAACTCAGCGATGTAGTATGTGTGACTCACAGAGGCAAACAAATAAAATGTAAAACTATAGGCCAGAAAGCCTACGTAGACGCCATTCGCAACAACGACCTGGTATTCGGCATAGGGCCGGCCGGTACAGGTAAAACTTACCTGGCAGTGGCTATGGCGGTGGTGGCTTTTAAGAACAAAGAGGTGGCACGCATCATATTAACCAGGCCGGCTGTGGAAGCGGGAGAGAAGCTTGGCTTTTTACCAGGTGACCTACAGGAAAAGGTTGATCCGTATCTGCGCCCGTTATATGATGCCATGTACGATATAATAGGTGTGGACAGCTTTCAGAAGATGATGGAACGGGGCGCTGTAGAAGTGGCACCGCTGGCCTATATGCGCGGTCGGACGCTAGACGATGCATTCATAATATTGGACGAAGCGCAAAATACGACGCCTGAACAAATGAAGATGTTTTTGACGCGTATGGGTTTCGGCTCTAAGATGGTGGTGACGGGTGATATAACGCAGATAGACCTTCCGCACGATAAGATATCAGGGCTTATGCATGCCGCTCGTGTGCTGCGCGATGTAAAGGGTGTAGAATTCGTTTATCTTACCGAAAAAGATGTGGTACGTCACGAGCTGGTGCAACGCGTGATAAAGGCATATGAAGCGTATGAAAAAAACAATGCTCCAGCTTCGCAGTCATAG
- a CDS encoding MFS transporter, protein MLNDENASVKPKGSSVALFCIITALYWFSLYAYIPIFTPYVESLGAGHTMTGLIVGSYGLTQLLLRIPLGIVSDRLRKRKIFVSLGMLLSLGSSLGLWLVPGVWGALIFRGLAGAAASTWVAFTVLFSSYFNEGQAQKAIGTINVFNSLGQMLATFAGGWLAQSVGWQSTFILAAIVGAIGLVASLFVAETRVPTKQPLQVEQLLKVGKSVSLLTVSGLAILSQFVTFATVFGFTTVHAQSIGAGEFEMGLLTLISTLPYMLASTLVGSVFATRFGERRTVTIGFAIVAVCAAIIPFTRSMSGLYISQAIGGFGRGMVFPVLMGLSIKTVEPDKRATAMGFFQAIYAVGMFVGPFLVGLISDAVGLTGGFLATAAVGTVAAFVAWASLKPLSRSI, encoded by the coding sequence ATGTTAAATGATGAAAATGCATCGGTCAAGCCTAAGGGTAGCTCCGTGGCCTTATTTTGTATAATAACGGCGCTTTACTGGTTTTCTCTATATGCATATATACCCATATTTACGCCATATGTAGAATCATTAGGCGCTGGGCATACCATGACTGGCCTTATAGTCGGATCTTACGGTCTTACGCAATTGTTATTGCGTATACCGTTGGGTATTGTATCGGATAGACTGCGGAAACGCAAGATATTTGTGTCGCTGGGGATGTTGTTATCTTTGGGCAGCAGCCTGGGCTTGTGGCTGGTGCCTGGCGTGTGGGGAGCGTTGATATTCAGGGGATTGGCGGGTGCGGCTGCCTCTACATGGGTGGCGTTTACAGTGCTATTCTCCAGCTATTTTAATGAGGGGCAGGCCCAAAAAGCTATAGGTACTATAAATGTCTTCAATTCTTTGGGCCAGATGCTGGCCACGTTTGCAGGGGGCTGGCTGGCGCAAAGTGTGGGGTGGCAATCCACCTTTATACTGGCCGCTATTGTAGGAGCTATAGGCTTGGTTGCCAGCCTGTTTGTGGCTGAGACTCGTGTTCCGACAAAACAACCGTTACAGGTGGAACAGCTTCTTAAGGTTGGCAAAAGCGTCAGCTTGCTTACAGTATCCGGGTTGGCCATATTATCGCAATTTGTCACATTTGCCACGGTATTTGGCTTTACTACGGTGCATGCACAATCTATAGGTGCCGGAGAATTCGAAATGGGTCTTTTAACGCTTATATCTACATTACCTTATATGCTGGCCTCTACTTTAGTAGGCTCGGTTTTTGCGACGCGTTTCGGTGAAAGGCGCACCGTGACAATTGGTTTCGCTATAGTGGCTGTATGTGCTGCTATAATACCGTTTACGCGTAGCATGTCTGGCTTATACATATCCCAGGCTATAGGAGGCTTTGGCCGCGGTATGGTCTTTCCCGTGCTTATGGGCTTGAGTATAAAGACAGTGGAGCCCGATAAAAGAGCCACTGCTATGGGTTTTTTTCAAGCTATTTACGCCGTTGGCATGTTCGTTGGGCCGTTTTTGGTAGGCCTTATAAGCGATGCTGTAGGCTTGACCGGCGGCTTTTTAGCTACGGCCGCGGTAGGTACTGTGGCAGCGTTTGTAGCCTGGGCCTCGCTTAAACCGTTGAGCCGGTCTATATAA
- a CDS encoding MFS transporter encodes MFKRIQGNARGCLMFEPLFVIPFNMYATYASVYMLELGLSETQIGLVTSICLVVQIFSSFISGYLTDRMGRRSALLVFDLISWGIPIFIWAVAQNFWYFLVAAIINGFQKVPNTAWYCLLVEDTDPKDRSFVFTVLQLIGVLAGFFAPLGGLLVRHYTLIPAMRIMYVITGISMITMFLGRNKATHETEIGIRKRQESKQAGLKKGLAEYSYAIKLMLSNKPLMLIFGVYILNNFQMTMRGTYLSIYLVDALKLNDALISVFPAISSIAMLVLMFLAVPRFNAERYERYMMLGFSISIAANIMLILAPIGNVLLVIISTILAAAGAIIANPYLEAAVANAIDDENRAKIFSILTVFILICISPTGVIGGWTYTIDPRVPFILVTLAFIGGMALMAIFVKQQKLHKDA; translated from the coding sequence GTGTTTAAACGCATACAGGGAAATGCCAGAGGATGTCTTATGTTTGAGCCGCTTTTTGTTATACCGTTTAATATGTACGCTACTTATGCATCGGTATATATGCTCGAGCTCGGTTTAAGTGAGACACAGATAGGCTTAGTGACATCTATATGTCTGGTGGTTCAAATATTTTCTTCGTTTATAAGTGGATATCTAACCGACAGGATGGGCCGTAGGTCTGCGTTATTGGTGTTTGACCTCATAAGTTGGGGTATACCAATTTTTATATGGGCTGTAGCGCAAAATTTCTGGTATTTTTTAGTAGCTGCTATAATAAACGGTTTCCAGAAGGTCCCGAATACGGCTTGGTATTGCTTGCTGGTAGAAGATACCGATCCGAAAGACCGCTCTTTTGTATTTACCGTGTTACAACTTATAGGCGTATTGGCTGGTTTTTTTGCTCCTTTGGGAGGTTTACTGGTTAGACATTATACGTTAATACCGGCTATGAGAATTATGTATGTGATAACAGGTATAAGTATGATTACCATGTTTTTAGGCCGGAATAAAGCCACTCATGAAACCGAGATAGGTATAAGAAAGCGTCAGGAAAGCAAGCAAGCAGGCCTGAAAAAAGGTTTAGCCGAGTACAGTTATGCCATAAAGCTGATGTTATCCAATAAGCCGCTTATGCTTATATTTGGCGTTTACATATTGAACAACTTTCAGATGACAATGCGTGGGACTTATTTATCCATATATTTAGTAGATGCATTGAAACTCAATGATGCCCTTATATCAGTATTTCCGGCTATATCTTCGATAGCTATGTTAGTTTTAATGTTTTTAGCTGTACCGAGGTTTAACGCTGAGAGATATGAAAGGTATATGATGCTCGGTTTTAGCATATCTATTGCGGCTAATATTATGCTGATATTAGCACCTATAGGCAATGTGTTATTGGTAATTATAAGCACCATATTAGCGGCAGCCGGTGCTATTATAGCCAATCCGTACCTGGAAGCGGCAGTGGCCAATGCCATAGATGATGAAAATAGGGCTAAGATATTTTCTATCCTTACGGTATTCATACTGATATGCATATCGCCAACAGGCGTTATAGGTGGCTGGACATACACTATAGATCCCCGCGTACCGTTTATACTGGTAACATTGGCGTTTATAGGAGGTATGGCGCTTATGGCAATATTTGTTAAGCAACAGAAATTGCATAAAGATGCTTGA
- the cobS gene encoding adenosylcobinamide-GDP ribazoletransferase: MWLVKWIKRFILAVQFMTKIPISVQLDVDERDFAQSMLFYPIVGLIVGALMAGVYYIFSLIASGLLPPVAAVLSGVAVTGAFHLDGLADVCDALLSNKDRTGMLAVMKDSRIGTGGAVAIASILILKIAVLTEMSGNIAYDALLLAPVLGRTGIVTAAAISRYARAEGGLGQHFIDKTGWLQMLWTAIIALAIAALAIGYAALVLLAAEFLTTVLFAKYMKFKIGGMTGDTLGATCEITEVVVLLIFSVYM; the protein is encoded by the coding sequence ATGTGGCTTGTAAAATGGATCAAGAGGTTTATATTGGCCGTACAGTTTATGACCAAGATACCCATATCGGTACAATTGGATGTAGATGAGCGGGACTTTGCTCAGAGCATGCTATTCTACCCCATTGTAGGCCTTATCGTAGGGGCATTGATGGCAGGGGTATACTATATTTTCAGCCTAATAGCAAGCGGATTGTTGCCTCCTGTTGCGGCGGTTTTATCAGGAGTGGCTGTAACCGGTGCATTTCATCTCGATGGGTTGGCTGATGTATGCGATGCCCTCTTGAGCAATAAAGACAGAACGGGTATGCTGGCTGTTATGAAGGACAGCCGCATAGGTACCGGAGGCGCCGTGGCCATAGCCTCTATCCTTATACTTAAAATAGCGGTGCTGACTGAGATGAGCGGGAACATCGCATATGACGCATTGCTGTTGGCCCCTGTACTGGGCAGAACTGGCATAGTTACAGCCGCTGCGATATCACGATATGCGAGAGCTGAGGGCGGGCTGGGACAGCATTTTATAGATAAAACAGGCTGGTTGCAGATGCTCTGGACTGCGATTATAGCTTTGGCTATAGCTGCTTTGGCGATAGGATATGCAGCGTTAGTGCTTTTAGCAGCCGAGTTTTTAACGACGGTGTTGTTTGCGAAATATATGAAGTTTAAAATAGGTGGTATGACAGGGGATACTCTCGGCGCTACATGCGAAATCACAGAAGTAGTAGTACTGCTAATATTCTCCGTATATATGTGA
- the ybeY gene encoding rRNA maturation RNase YbeY, with product MNILIDDRQSVMEIRDDVYDLLEQVVKRSIELEGLEPDIEVSIILIDNEQIKELNRDFRGIDRETDVLSFPAIDYESDEGEPVEDINMDTGDLILGDIAISVEKAAQQAEEYGHSFYREMGFLTVHGMFHLLGYDHEDEEEATIMRQREEMVLSSLGLERE from the coding sequence ATGAACATACTTATAGATGACCGACAGTCGGTTATGGAGATAAGGGATGATGTCTATGACTTGCTGGAACAGGTTGTGAAGCGTTCTATAGAGCTAGAGGGACTGGAACCGGACATAGAAGTCAGTATAATACTTATAGACAATGAACAGATAAAGGAATTGAACAGAGATTTCAGGGGCATCGACAGAGAAACCGATGTTTTGTCCTTTCCGGCCATCGATTATGAAAGCGATGAGGGTGAGCCTGTGGAGGATATAAATATGGATACCGGTGACCTTATATTGGGGGATATAGCGATATCGGTTGAGAAGGCTGCTCAACAAGCTGAGGAATACGGCCACTCTTTCTATCGTGAAATGGGTTTTTTGACCGTGCACGGTATGTTCCACCTTTTAGGCTATGACCATGAGGACGAAGAAGAAGCTACTATTATGCGTCAAAGAGAAGAAATGGTGTTATCATCCCTGGGACTAGAGAGGGAATGA
- the floA gene encoding flotillin-like protein FloA (flotillin-like protein involved in membrane lipid rafts), whose protein sequence is MEWLIILIIIVILAIVVLSFVPLGLWISALAAGVHIGIVTLIGMRLRRVVPARIVNPLIKATKAGIDVDVNKLEAHYLAGGNVDRVVNALIAAQRAAIPLPFERAAAIDLAGRNVLEAVQMSVNPKVIETPQVSAVAKDGIEVIAKARVTVRANIDRLVGGAGEETIIARVGEGIVTTVGSAANHKEVLENPDSISQTVLEKGLDAGTAFEILSIDIADVDVGRNIGARLQMDQAEADKNIAQARAEERRAMAVAQEQEMRARVQEMRAKVVEAEAEVPKAMAQALREGKLGVMDYYHMQNILSDTQMRNAIAEENKSEKPGDER, encoded by the coding sequence ATGGAATGGTTGATAATACTCATAATTATAGTTATACTGGCAATAGTGGTTTTGAGTTTTGTGCCGTTGGGCTTATGGATATCGGCTTTGGCCGCGGGGGTACATATAGGCATAGTTACGCTTATAGGCATGCGCTTGAGGAGGGTTGTACCCGCCCGCATAGTGAATCCGCTCATTAAGGCTACTAAGGCGGGTATAGATGTCGATGTAAATAAGCTGGAGGCACATTATCTGGCTGGCGGTAATGTAGATAGAGTGGTCAATGCTTTGATAGCAGCACAAAGAGCGGCTATTCCGTTGCCGTTTGAGCGAGCAGCAGCTATAGACCTGGCAGGCCGGAATGTGTTGGAGGCCGTTCAGATGAGCGTTAATCCCAAAGTAATAGAAACACCTCAGGTATCAGCGGTTGCAAAAGACGGTATAGAGGTCATCGCCAAGGCGCGTGTAACCGTGCGCGCCAATATCGACCGCTTGGTAGGCGGCGCTGGAGAAGAGACCATCATAGCCCGTGTGGGAGAGGGCATAGTTACAACTGTAGGTTCGGCAGCAAATCATAAAGAAGTACTAGAAAATCCGGACTCGATATCTCAAACGGTGTTGGAAAAAGGTCTGGATGCAGGTACGGCTTTTGAGATACTTTCCATAGATATAGCCGATGTCGACGTTGGCAGAAATATAGGTGCGAGATTGCAGATGGATCAGGCTGAGGCCGATAAGAATATAGCGCAGGCCAGGGCCGAGGAGCGCCGTGCTATGGCAGTAGCTCAGGAGCAGGAGATGAGGGCGAGGGTTCAGGAGATGCGCGCTAAAGTCGTCGAAGCTGAGGCCGAGGTACCAAAGGCTATGGCGCAGGCTTTGCGCGAAGGCAAGCTCGGTGTTATGGATTACTACCATATGCAGAATATCCTATCTGATACGCAGATGCGCAATGCCATAGCTGAGGAAAATAAATCCGAAAAACCAGGGGATGAGAGGTAG
- the cdd gene encoding cytidine deaminase: MLDVDMLITKVKEARERAYAPYSHFRVGAALLTQSGRIYTGCNIENAAYGASNCAERTAIFKAVSEGYSSFSAMAIISDAEEYIFPCGICRQVIWEFSHDIDIFVCTADGRWQRHNIKELLPHGFQM; this comes from the coding sequence ATGCTCGATGTGGACATGCTTATAACGAAGGTCAAAGAAGCGCGTGAGCGTGCTTATGCGCCTTATTCGCATTTTCGCGTAGGTGCGGCATTGCTGACGCAATCCGGCCGCATATATACCGGCTGCAATATAGAGAACGCTGCATATGGTGCGTCTAACTGCGCTGAGAGGACGGCTATATTTAAAGCTGTATCCGAGGGATATAGTAGTTTTAGCGCCATGGCCATTATTAGTGATGCCGAGGAATATATATTCCCATGCGGCATATGCCGTCAGGTTATATGGGAATTCAGCCACGATATAGATATATTCGTCTGTACCGCCGATGGCCGCTGGCAACGACATAATATAAAAGAGCTTTTACCGCATGGATTTCAGATGTGA
- the cobU gene encoding bifunctional adenosylcobinamide kinase/adenosylcobinamide-phosphate guanylyltransferase, giving the protein MGRVTFITGGARSGKSAFAERLARQYGDDVAYIATSIATDAEMEERIRLHRLRRPAGWTTYESYKGIGDIINGTDKSVVLLDCITIMVTNLMLEYDIDWDHCTIEQIDAVEHAIRAEIKIMLDAAKGGKADLIVVSNEVGMGLVPDYPLGRIFRDIAGRVNQLIAAQADEVYFIISGIPLKLKSGGTGGL; this is encoded by the coding sequence ATGGGAAGGGTCACGTTTATAACCGGAGGAGCCAGGAGCGGTAAGAGCGCATTTGCTGAAAGATTGGCGCGGCAGTATGGCGACGATGTGGCTTATATAGCCACATCTATCGCTACCGACGCCGAAATGGAAGAGAGGATACGCTTGCATAGGCTGCGCCGGCCGGCCGGGTGGACTACATACGAATCATATAAAGGCATAGGAGATATAATAAATGGTACTGATAAAAGCGTAGTATTGTTGGATTGTATAACCATAATGGTTACCAACCTTATGTTAGAATATGATATAGATTGGGATCATTGTACCATCGAGCAAATCGATGCTGTCGAGCATGCTATAAGAGCCGAGATAAAGATAATGCTCGACGCAGCGAAAGGTGGTAAAGCCGATCTTATAGTCGTATCGAATGAGGTGGGCATGGGGTTGGTCCCCGATTATCCTCTGGGCCGTATATTCCGGGACATAGCAGGCAGAGTGAATCAACTCATTGCGGCGCAAGCCGATGAGGTGTACTTTATTATATCGGGCATACCGCTTAAGCTTAAGTCCGGTGGCACAGGTGGCTTATGA
- the yqfC gene encoding sporulation protein YqfC: MPKRSSEQLKSFLSSMLDLPQDVVLDLPRLIALGKTQLYIENHKGIIEYTPERIRVNSAIGVIRLTGKGMSIKTIETEEILVSGQLTSIEFL, encoded by the coding sequence ATGCCTAAGCGTTCGTCCGAACAATTAAAATCATTTTTGTCCAGCATGCTGGATTTACCACAGGATGTGGTATTGGACCTACCAAGATTGATAGCACTGGGCAAGACGCAACTTTATATAGAGAATCATAAAGGGATTATAGAATATACGCCGGAGCGGATACGCGTAAATTCCGCTATAGGTGTTATAAGGCTGACCGGCAAGGGCATGTCCATAAAGACCATCGAAACGGAGGAGATACTTGTTAGCGGTCAGTTGACGTCTATAGAGTTTCTATGA